In Candidatus Acetothermia bacterium, the following are encoded in one genomic region:
- a CDS encoding lipoate--protein ligase family protein, giving the protein MRVLLDLAFRDPTVNLGLEEAILAQVAEGRMPPTLRIWRNGRCVVVGRGQRAEDEADLALCERYRVPVLKRPSGGGAVYHHPGNLNFSLYLPLSGPWASVRGSQNRLSGLLAGAIRDRFGLPAEAREGAVFVGEPKVSGSAQLRRRALLHHGTLLLWPDALSMDSLLLALRPGYAPTGVPSHPAPVGHLSTLTGREVTVEDGIRTILEAFRPLGVPAVEAISLREWALAHGLAAAYRGEA; this is encoded by the coding sequence ATGAGGGTCCTCCTCGACCTCGCGTTCCGCGACCCGACGGTGAACCTGGGCCTGGAGGAAGCGATCCTCGCCCAGGTGGCCGAGGGCCGCATGCCCCCCACCCTACGCATCTGGCGGAACGGGCGGTGCGTAGTCGTCGGCCGCGGGCAGAGGGCCGAGGACGAGGCGGACCTGGCTCTATGCGAACGGTACCGCGTCCCGGTCCTTAAGCGCCCTTCTGGAGGCGGGGCGGTGTACCACCACCCGGGGAACCTGAACTTCTCGCTCTACCTCCCCTTAAGCGGGCCGTGGGCCTCGGTGCGCGGCTCGCAAAATCGTCTGAGCGGGCTCCTCGCCGGTGCCATCCGCGACAGGTTTGGGCTCCCGGCCGAGGCCCGCGAGGGCGCGGTGTTCGTGGGCGAGCCCAAGGTGTCCGGCTCGGCCCAGCTCCGCCGCCGGGCCCTCCTCCACCACGGGACCCTCCTCCTTTGGCCGGACGCGCTCTCCATGGACAGCTTGCTCCTCGCCCTGCGCCCGGGATACGCCCCAACCGGTGTGCCCTCCCACCCCGCCCCGGTGGGCCACCTCTCCACCCTCACCGGGCGGGAGGTGACGGTGGAAGACGGGATCCGCACAATCCTGGAGGCCTTCCGCCCCTTGGGCGTGCCCGCGGTGGAGGCGATCTCTCTCCGGGAGTGGGCCCTGGCCCATGGGCTGGCGGCGGCGTACCGTGGAGAAGCGTGA
- the lipA gene encoding lipoyl synthase: MDGVKPDWLRVAVPAAAGPTVRRMDGLLRERGLHTVCRSAHCPNLPICWGQGTVTFMIGGDVCTRACRFCAVAHGRPEAPDPEEPGRLARAVQELGLRYVVLTSVDRDDLPDGGAAHYAAAIRAVREAVPDALVEALLPDFGGDREALRTVVAAGPAVVGHNLETVRRLSPPVRDRRAGYDLSLSVLRTLKELDPQLRTKSSLLLGLGETEDELGEALADLGAAGVDIIVLGQYLRPTPRQLPVARYVPPEEFRRWEVRARAMGFPGVVSGPMARTSFRAAEAYRELGVRR, encoded by the coding sequence GTGGACGGGGTGAAACCGGACTGGCTGCGGGTAGCGGTCCCTGCTGCGGCCGGGCCCACGGTGCGTCGCATGGACGGGCTTCTTCGGGAGAGGGGGTTGCACACGGTGTGCCGGTCCGCACATTGCCCAAACCTCCCCATCTGCTGGGGGCAGGGCACGGTCACGTTCATGATCGGGGGCGACGTGTGCACCCGCGCCTGCCGGTTCTGCGCGGTGGCCCACGGCCGGCCGGAGGCGCCCGACCCGGAGGAGCCCGGTCGCCTCGCCCGGGCGGTGCAAGAGCTTGGGCTTCGGTACGTGGTGCTGACGTCGGTGGACCGGGACGACCTCCCCGATGGGGGGGCCGCCCACTACGCCGCGGCGATCCGCGCCGTCCGCGAAGCGGTCCCGGACGCCCTGGTCGAGGCGCTCCTCCCGGACTTCGGGGGCGATCGGGAGGCGCTCCGCACGGTGGTCGCCGCCGGGCCAGCGGTGGTGGGCCATAACCTGGAGACGGTGCGCCGGCTCTCCCCGCCCGTGCGCGACCGCCGGGCCGGGTACGACCTTTCCCTTTCCGTGCTGCGGACGCTCAAGGAGCTCGACCCGCAGTTGCGTACCAAGTCCTCGCTCCTCCTCGGTCTCGGGGAGACGGAGGACGAGCTGGGCGAGGCGTTGGCCGATCTGGGGGCGGCCGGGGTGGACATCATCGTCCTCGGCCAGTATCTGCGGCCGACCCCGAGGCAGCTCCCGGTGGCCCGGTATGTGCCGCCTGAGGAGTTCCGCCGGTGGGAGGTGCGGGCACGGGCGATGGGTTTCCCGGGGGTGGTGTCTGGCCCGATGGCGCGGACCTCGTTCCGGGCGGCCGAGGCCTACCGGGAGCTTGGGGTGAGAAGATGA
- a CDS encoding DUF501 domain-containing protein, with protein sequence MTDRPTTADFRVIAWQLGRPPEGVLAVARRCPYGYPQVVMSHPLHLFDDGFVVFPTLFWLTCPFLVAAVSRLEAAGGVKRYEALLARDPDLAVAYARAHETYRAERLALLAPEDREFLITRNAWDAVETGIAGLRNPRRVKCLHAQLGHFLAQRENPIGERVAAELPRLFCPPERVLCEAAQM encoded by the coding sequence GTGACCGACCGTCCCACCACGGCCGACTTCCGCGTGATCGCGTGGCAGCTCGGCCGGCCCCCGGAAGGGGTGCTGGCCGTGGCCAGGCGCTGCCCGTACGGCTACCCCCAGGTGGTGATGAGCCACCCTTTGCACCTGTTCGATGACGGATTCGTAGTGTTCCCCACGCTGTTTTGGCTGACGTGTCCGTTCCTCGTGGCCGCCGTTTCACGCCTGGAGGCCGCGGGCGGGGTCAAGCGCTACGAGGCGCTGCTCGCCCGGGATCCGGACCTCGCCGTGGCCTACGCCCGCGCCCACGAGACGTACCGGGCCGAACGCCTGGCCCTGCTTGCGCCCGAGGACCGCGAGTTCCTGATCACCCGGAACGCGTGGGATGCGGTGGAGACGGGAATCGCCGGCCTGCGGAACCCACGGCGGGTGAAGTGCCTCCACGCCCAGCTCGGGCACTTCCTCGCCCAGAGGGAGAACCCGATCGGGGAACGGGTGGCCGCCGAACTTCCCCGCCTTTTCTGCCCGCCGGAGCGGGTCCTGTGTGAAGCCGCGCAGATGTAG